TCTCCTTAAACTTCTCCACCTTCAGGGAGACTCCTTTGTGGGACAGGTGCTCTGAAACACAATTTAGAAACTTCTCCTCAGAGCCACCTGTCTTCCCAGTGATCCGGATCTGGACTGGAAAGGgaatagaaaggggggggggaggacaaaatCCCATAAACATCTCTCAGCTGAAAGAGAAACGGAGGGGCAGCCTGAATGCCACCCCTTTCCTGAAAAAACCCAGGCTGACCCACAGCTGTGGAGCCTCTGCTGTGGAAGAGACAGACAGAACGGCTGTCCTTGGGGCGAGATATATGTACTAAGTGGCATGTTTTGCCTCTGAATGATGAGGATGATCACACAGCCTGAGTGATGATAATGCTTGTATTGGCTTCTGCTTGGCAATTCCCTCACTCCTGGCTCTTGCCTGTTGGGCTGTGGCTTTCTGCAGGTGGCCCCATCTCCTCGAATTCCTCTGAATGGGCCCAATGCGTTTTGGGTGGCTACCTCCTGCTGGGATACGGCAGGATCTACTTCCTAGCCACTGTGGGGCTGATGCGCTTGTCTTAACTGGAAGTCCGACCCACTTTAGAGCCAAAAAGGTCTGTCTCTCTTCCTGGTAAAAGGGGTTCATTGCTTTGGCCTGACTCTAAGAAATTCCCACACTGATGCAGATCGAGAGAGCGAGACCGAGACGCGTGTGCTCGCCTGAAGACGTTGCCTGAGCTGCCGTCGCCCTGCTTCCTTTTACTATTTGGGCATGTTTCGTTATGTAGTTTTAGTCGTTTATTATTTTACTAGGAATGTCCTGTTTATCCTTTCCCGAGAACCTTAGAAAAAAGTTTGTTACTTTCCTACGTCACTTTTGTCTCTGTGCCTTCAGTTCTTCTCACCCATCccaccctgaaatctcaggagaTAAGATGGTACAGGACAAGATAGACAAATCCGTAAAAGGAATgctgatatttttaatatttccattccTTCAGCAAGATCCCAGGACACTTTGCATGGAGGAAATATCGTGTCGTGATGAGGTCAGGACGTCCACAGCTATTCGGAAGCCTTTCGTCCGTGGACACAAATATCCAGGAGAGCCAAAAGCTCCTTTTCAGCCCTCTGGCCCCCACAtcacccccgcccccccccacacccctcaATGTTAACTGCTCCGGAACAGCTCTCCacaaaatgttttgggccaggATCCTCTCTGACAGGGGGAGGGCAGAATGACACAGGCAGCTGGAAAAAGACCCTCTTTCCGTTCAGAAGCAGCCTGGTCTCTCccagtggggggaggaggaagcttGCCCTGGCACTCTGAAGGCActcccactccactccactcccctcccctcgcccctgcccctgcccctgcccttGCCCCTGCCCCCACTGCACTGCCTGCACAGCATGTTTGTTGCTTGGAGGAAAATTTATTTGATAGTaactgggaggggagagaggaaggtagcaaaaggaaagggagggccaagaaagaaagacaggaaagaaagGAATATGAAGAAgatgaatcccccccccctgtGCCTGACCAGAACTGGAACCCAGGAAAAGAGAACTCCAGGCTGAGTCTTACAGgtgtgaagggaagggaagaagaggggTAGGGGAGATAGAGGTggatgggggggcaggagaggatGACACCTGGGCAAGGAGATGCTGGGAACGTCCTTGGCCAAGGACAGGAAGAGCCCAACCAGGCAGGCCACCAGGTCAGCAGCCCAGCATTGGCTTTCAAGGGGGCAGAAGACTCTCTCTTGGTTTTCTGGCCACTTCCTGTGCAAGGTGTTGCTCAAATAACAGGTGGAAACTCTGGAAtttgcttttctggactacaactcccagaatccccctcacAGCTCGGGTGAGTGGAGCTCTCTGTTTTTCCCATCACCCCCCCTTCTCATTTTCCCTGAGCTCCCATTGTACTTTGTAATCCCTTCCCCATCCTTAAGATCTGATCACCTTTGGCAGGAAGAGCTGCTCCTCCAAATGGTGAATACCATCTGGTGGTTTGCTCGGCTCCAGAGGCTCCAGGACTCTTCTTGAGCTCCTGCACCTCCTGCTGCAGGTGAGACACTTGTCCCTTCAGCTCTTGCACTGCTTGAAGCAGATGGGACACCTGCTCATCCCTTTCTTGGAACTGTTGCTTCAGCTGTTGATTCTCAGCGGAGAGACGGGACACTTCTCTCTTCAGCTTTTCCACCTCTTGGGGCAGACGGGACGcctgctcctccttccctccGTTCTGCAACTTCAGCTGTTCCTTCTCAGCAGAGAGACGGGGCaccccctcctcctgctcgagtacctgttatttttaatggaaagagAATGTGAGTGCAATACCGCCCCCCCCATCATTGAAGTGGGGAGCAGGATCTTACCCTCTTCGGGAATGACTGAGCAAATGATATCAGGGCTCTGGAGAACCAAAGCAGGCAGGAggttcctcccctctctctcgaGCCCACATGTCCTCACCCACTCAGTCCAAGGTGAGTCTTTTCCCGGGACTGGACCATGAGATGACCTCAGGAGGCCCAACCTTCCTCCTCAGGAGGGATGATGCCTCTGATACCTGGCTAAAGGCTGACAACTAGTTATCCTTCAGGGCAAGCTATGTAATACCCTAGCTCCAGTGGTGCCCAGACTCCAGTGGCACAGAGGGAggcggaagaagaagaagaaggcgcCTCCTTGAAATGGGCCAAGGAGGGCTGCTTTGAACCAGCTGTttgggagaggagggagagggaccTGCCAGGTGGCAAGGAAGGATGGAACCTGGAGCCCCAATGGGAAAAACAGATCCGCttttcagcgggggggggggactcccagcgccacctttccctttcccttccctctccgaaatccCGAGCACGTGCGCTTTGTTCCTAGAAACGCGCAACCTGGCCTGCTGCTTACAGGGGAGGAGGGGGATCCTATTCTGCCCGCCTGGGGTGTGGGTGCGCCCGCATGCGAGGGAGGGGCTCTCTGCAGAGGCTCAGAGGCGCCTCCCCTTTCGGTGGTCCCACGGAGGAAGGCTAACATTGAGTCCGCGGGAGCCACGCCTTGCCCAGCGGGAGGGCAGGAGAGAGCCCGGCCTCTGAGCATGCAGAGAGCGCTATTCGGCCCCGAGTCTCCTCCCCTCTCCCGTAAGCCTTCCCTCCGCCTCgatcagctccccccccccccgcgcattCGGGACAGGCCGGAGCGTGGCCGCGGGGGAGCGAAAGATGATGGCTCGCGCTGCGTGGGACCTCCGGGGGGGGGACTGGAGACCCCGGCCCACCTCTCGGGGCTGTTGGGAGGATCGGCTGGCGAGCCGTGGGGAGGGGGTTAGAGAAGGCAAGGAAGAGGCAGGGTCGAGAGGGGGCGCCTCTATGCTCACCTCGGGCGCCACGGATCCCGAGCAGCGGCCCCCCATCGCGGGAGGCGCCTCTCGCTCGGGATCGGGGGTCCCTCCGGGTTTTGCTGCTGCCGCTCCTGCTTCCCGGACGGCGGGGTCCCCGGGCGCGGGGCTGGACGTGCCTTGGGCGAAGGGCGCCCCTCCCGGATCGCTCGGCCGCCTCCCTCCGTCCCCGCAGCCGCCCCCGCCAGACTCCGGCCGGGGCCTCTCCTCGGGCGGATCCAGAGACGAGGCGGGGGGCGGCGGGGACGGACCAGGCTGGCCGGAGACCCCCTCCCCGTCGAGGCGTTCGCTCTTGACCGGCGGTTCCCCCTCCATCCGGGAGGCTCCCGTGCGGGCAGTCGGTGCGGGGTCGCCCCTCCGGATCGAGCCCCCGGGGGAGCGCTTGCTCATGGAGGAGGTCCCCCCCCAAAGAACGACGGAGAGAAGCGAAAGCGAAAGCGATGCGTGCAAACGACCCTTGTCCCTTCCGGGCCCGCCTCTCTCCCGGCAGGAAAGGCAGGCGGCcgtgtccctcccccccccgggggtctTGGAGGCGGAGGCCGTTGAGGGCTCCCATTGCCCGTTCAAGGCggaccccccttccccccccgcgATCCACCCGTCGCTGTGGATCCCCTCGCAGATTCCACTGGGGATCTCGCCGTGTCCCCACCCGCGGCCCCCGCGCTCAGCCGGGCCGTCGCCGCTGCAGAGGGAGCGCCGGGGAGGCGGAAGCCCCGTccagggaagggaaggcaggagGCGGCCGGCGGCCACGGCCGGAGGAGGGGGCGCGGGGGTCGGTGACCCCCCCCGCCGCCGCAAAGgccactctgagcggtttacgCTCAACGGGACAAGAACACATAAACTATAAAAACATCAAATCCATCAGAAGTTACAACATTCAGCAAATGATAGAGTACATAATTATACAAAATCAAAACGACAAACATACACAGTAAATAAAACCAACGAACATAACATAATTTCAAAGGCAAGGTGGTGGAACAAACGAAAGACTAGAAAGTGCAGCTGCCTTACTCCGATGGCTGGGAAAGCCAGGATCTTTTAAAAGTTCTTCTGGTCAGTGTggatacttacttacttatttacttatttacttacttacttagttacttagttacttagttacttagttagttacttagttacagttacttacttacttacttacttacttacttacttacttacttacttacttacttatttatttatttatttattgggtggATAGGCTGCCATACACAActcagggtggtttacaacaggATGAAAACACAATAGACTTAGATTAAAACGAGCAAAAGGCACTCAAACAGAAAACTCCCAAGCGGCGTAACCTACAAAATAAAATGTGGAATGAGAGGGGTCTAACAaacaaagcagcaggaaaaaagccttgcttaaaaaaaagggagggatccTCTGTGTAAAGCAGTGCTTTGAAATGGTTTTTAaatgtggggagggagggggtctgGCGCAGCTCCACTGCCTGTGGTTTCCAAAGGGACCACCTTTGCACCACGGCAGGGAAGGCCCCGCTTCTGGTGCGCGACTTCCTCCCCTCGTTTGGCCTGGCATCCAGAGGAGCCGCACCTGGGAGGACCAGGTGGACCAGGCAGGTGACCATGGGGAAAGGCACTCCCAAGAGGGACTGGGTCCCAATACCAGGAAGGGTTTCCGTAGGCGATCCTCAGAACCTTGAATCTGACCCAGGATCCACCAGGTGAGCAGTCCAGGCCAGCCCAGATGGGTCAGATGTGGTCAAACTGGCTTACACCCAGTAGGCCTAGCCTGGGGGGACCTCCTGGGCAGTCACCCCAGGTGCAAAATGTTTAGCAGGTGCTCCcttctgctctctctccctcccctcccattccAAGCTGGAGGTCTCTTCAGGGGATGGATTGTGAACTCTTGCAAGAAGTGTGTGTGGGACCCGGTCTTGCCAATCCGCTCCGTGCCATTGCCTGCCCTTCCGTTCAGATTGCGTGCCAGGGCAACACAGGGGttgtgtttggtttggtttccttttttctctctctctctccctctccctctcatttGGTTGGGATTCATTTCAAAGTGTCTCGCAGAGGTGCTTCATGatctggaggtggtggtgggatcCCACCCCTGATGGTGCCACCCtcaccttctcccccaccacaaaGCCATCCAACTCACTGCTCCTTTAATACTTTCTAACACATTGCAcattgaacaatttaaaaaactcaGTGAAAAAGGTGTTTGGCGAATCAGGTTTGTTAAAAGCATGTACTCCCTTGGCATAATTTCTCTTTCATCACTTATGAGTCTATATTCTGCAACCCCCTCCTTTCTGTTGTGAATCATCCACTGGGCCTGTAATGCAGGGAAAGAAATCGAAAAACCTGCCCACCCTGTAAACGCAGCCCCCTTCCATGCCACACACACAACCAGATGCCAGGTCACTGTCAGGCCAGCTCTGGCCAGCCAGCCTGAGGTTGCAGGCCGGTCTTCCCATGCCCCGTGGAACATGGATGTTTCATGTCTCCCTGGCCGCAACTGGTCCTCTTCCCCAGCAGAAGGCATGGTGATGctacatggtgtgtgtgtgtgtgtgtgtgtgtgtgtgtgtgtgtgtgtgtgtgtgtgtgtgcgcgcgcgcacgcgcgcgcctCCCAGCCTGATGCAAGAACCCAGCCATCTCCTTGATGGCAGCTGCCACGGTGGCTGCCGTGTTCATCTCGCAAGGGTAGGAGTCCTCGTGGAGGGTGAAGCAGTTGTGCACGGTCCACACCAGGGCTGGGGGCCTCCCCTGACACGAGGCATCCACGGAGGTTCCTGCGTTGGCCTTTGGGATCAAGTGCATCACCACCAGGAGGACCTCCTGCTCACctgggagaggaaggagaggagcagCCAGGGGACCAAGTCTTGGGGGAGGCCAGAGGGAACGGCGTGGGGGGAACCCTTGAGGCTGGCATTTTTGGAACTGTTGTCCAGGAAGTCACTCCTGCTCAGGAATGGGAGGCCCTGGGCCCCTGAGCCTTTCGGTCCTCTCATGAGAACAAGGGGATGATTTACATCCAAGGGAAAGCTTCAAAGTcctttgccggggggggggatgcaagaGGAACCCACCCAACAAGGTGGGTGGATAGGTAGAACCGTAGAGGAGGGGAGGCCACCCAAAACAGCCTGTGCCATTTTCAAGGCTGACATGCTTTTTTCAGTGgatgaaagagaagggggaaccaacattgggggggggggggtgtccagctctaataaataacataaaatcaGGGGGCTGGCCAGGCATGGAGCAGACCCTGCTTCTCTTCTGCAAAAGGGCCTGGGGCTCCACTCTCTCTTCTATTACTGCCCTTTGAGTCACTGGGTCGGACACAACTGTCTTGTTAATCCTTCTGCAGCCTCATGGCACCGTGGTCACACTGCACtacagcagccaaaactctgctcctgaTCTAGGTTCAGTCCCACCTCGTCAGCTGTGACGAGGTTCGTCTTTGGCCGGGGGGGTTGTgtagtaaaggcgggaaacaaGCGCGGAGGCGAGTTCGAGTCTTGAGAAATAACAACTTTATTGGCATGAACACTTAATTCCACTGGATCGAACGGATCCTTCAAAACGTCATCGGTTAACAGGGTATACTTCTTCGGTCTAACCACTGGCTGGCACATCTCTTCctctaccaaggggccgggccaaaccaTTCGCGATCCGTCAGGGGTCTTAAAGGCGCACTCCTGacggcgcagatggtcccacagcaggggtggcagGCCCAATCCTCCTCCgggggtttctgttggaacttggggcccgggcggataactctccgtcccccaccatggtagcccaccgggaagaccgagaccctccattccaagGGCTCGTAAGTCCTACCGCGACCGCTAGTTGCAGGAGGCTCATGCAGCAGACCTCCTCCTCCCGGCAAGCTTTGGGCACCTGGGGTCCCGTCTGCTAGACTCCTGGCATCCTTCAACCAATCTGTCTGCACCCCTCTCGTGGTACATCTGCCCAGCTCCCCTTCTCCCAGCCAACTAAACTCCCGCGCaaaatctccttcccctttcacctcctcccacatgatcaagtccatctcggctccgccgtcatccaccaagcacacttcggtaggcctcctctgtagttcttcctcactctctatttctaccagtatcccttcagtacagccactcgcgtctttcgggctttcttcttctggggacggcacactgggtcccactccttcacaTCAGCTCAAAGTTCtatcagccttctagccttctgaGGTGAATAGAGTTAGTATGCAgcttgctgcggggggggggcacaatgtGTAGTTTGTGAAATTAAATGGTAAATGGCctgagagagctttaagcaccatgGAGTGATACGGAATAGCACACCTTGCTTTTTCGCTTTCTGGCCCAGTGGATCATCATCAGGGCCTACCTGTTGTGATCATCACAAGCCACCTACTCTGCCTGCACGTGGGGTGGGCAAGCAGGCCAAAGCTTGTTTTAAAAGGTCtgagtttgtttctttctttctttctttctttctttctttctttctttctttctttctttctttctttatttatttatttatttatttatttatttatttatttatttatttatttatttatttatttgcagtatttttttagccacaccattaccagtggcttctgcgCCACTGGGCCAAAAAttgcatctttgttgttgtttagtcattcagtcgtgtccgactctttgtgacccctttatggatcagagcacgccaggccctcccgtcttccacggcctccggagttgggtaaaaaaaaatttgCATCTCCAGCAGCATAAATCAGGCAGAGTGACGCACCCCCCCATCACACACAGGGTGCGTTAATCAGCTTCCTTTATGGCAAGAGAACAAATGGCTCTCGGCCATCAGTCCCTGGTTATCCagtccttttcttctctgtttcaccACCTCCTGTCTCACTGTGTTTTCCCCTCATCCTCCAACCAACTACCAACTACATCTGCAGCTCAGAATGGCATGTTCCCTTCCTTCAGGAAGGTTGGGCTGCACTCCGGAAAATACATCTAAAGGGTGATCTAAATGTTCCCTGCTGTGTTTCTTGGGAGGGCAGAGTGATACATTTCAAAGGCTTGTCCCTGGGACATTATGAGAAACCTTGTTCACTTTTTTtattgggaagggaaaaaaacacttctaTTTTGCACATAGAACTTTCCATTAATAAATAATGTACATATAATTCATACAATGCACttaataaatatgaaaaaaaaattgcatctgtatatattttaagaTGTCAAGACCCCTTTTTCGATCAAGGAGGAGAAAATTGGTAGGTATTCATCCTCAAGGTGGCCCAGGAATCTGCTTATGTTCCGACAGCCACGGAGGGACAGGATGGTTCAACCCTGTTGGTATCTTCTACTTACCACTCAGTCCCTCGAGGGCGTTTTCAAGGTTGGCGCCCATGCGGGAAGCTATGGGGCAGAAGAGCAGAAGGAGGTGCTTAAAGTTCTCTCTGAATTCCTTCCCTTTTAGAGAGACTCCTTGGCGGGACTGGGGCTTTGAGAGATCCCTTTCTGGGAATCTGGATCTGGAagcctggaaagagaagagaagagacgggggagggagaaaagtcCCATTCATGTTCTCAGACCCGAAGGAGAAACTGTCAGAAGAACTGTCAGAGGGTCAGCCTGAAAACGCCCAGGCTGACGGGCAACGACGGTGGAGCCTCTCATGGGGAAGAGACGCGTTCCATGGTGCTCCTTGGGGTGAGATGGGCGTTGGTAGCGCATGATGCCTCTGAATTATGAGGGTGATCCGATTGGCCCCTCCCCCCACGTCACTGCTCTGTAATGGCTCTCTTGGGTCATCCTAAATGCGTTACCCACAAATAGAAGTGCCATATTCCATCCCAGGCCAGGATCTTGGGTCAGTTGGGGGGGTCCGCTTGCGACCACTTCGCTCCCACCACCATTAGTACCAGTGGGAAACCTGACTTTGGGCACTGTGCATGACTGGCAAGGGGGGGTGTGGTAGACACCCCAGCTCTCTGGTCTGGATTGGGCCTCAAGCCTCCGACGGGTCACCCGggcaaaatggaaaacacaatggAAAGCTTGAACTTCGGAGGGGCCCATTTCAACTCTGCCATGATGTGCAAGCTTCTGAGTTCTCCAGGACTCTTCATCATGGCAGGTGAAGAAAAGGTTGAAGAAGAAGAGCTTGTCCACCCACTGGTGGAATTACCGGGGGTTCTCAGAAAGatatttcttccccacccccttgaatttgctttgttttatccACCACCAATGGCCATCATTGCTTATGGATTCCCGCTTGGCCCGTCCTTCTGCCGAGGCTCCTGCCCTCTCTGCGTCTGAGGACCTCCACGGGTTATCCCTGCCAAAAAGCTCccgagagagaggagggggaggagggggtgcATTGCTGCTCTGACCTGTCCACTTTGGGGGCCACGGGTTACACTCAGGGCAACCCACTGAGCTCGGGGGGAGTTTGGCTGCCCCTGCGCGGGTGCACCCTCTCCTCCCCGGGACCCACTGATCCCCCAGGCTGCCCCATGGGGTGGATTCTGCTGAAGTCCAAGGACCTTTCCACTAGACACAGGGATttctggtgggggtgggggtgacggTGCCCGTGACATGCAGAGTGGTGGCATCTGGCCCTTTTATGCAACTGGCCAAacatcaggcaggctttcctttaaatgacttcatgaccaaggggatttttagaAGTGTCGTTTAAAATATTGCTcttatatatacattttaatatgatatttggttaattctttttttttaaaatattgtaataatttattattttagttgtaATGTTCCTTTTAATACTCAAAGCTGCCTTAGGGCCTCTTTAGGAGAACgacagcatagaaatattttaaataaagaaataaaccgACATTGCCCCTTTGCTCTTAACCAAACTAATTATATTTATGCACCATTGAGTCAATTTATTTTATAGGAACCCTCTGGGGGATATTAAAGGGTTAAACATCTGGGGAttggctttcccttcccttcttctggggggcacttCCTGGGACCCCCTCCTGGGCCACTTGCCCACGGCcagccaggctggctcttctcctgggtggCCCATCGTGGGatctaaactcccaacctctggccagagGCCGGATTCACTCCAGGCGGTTCTTAGGGAAGGTTGTACCAAAATCATAGAAAGGGGTAGAATGACCAAGGAAGAGCTATGGGGGCACCACGAAGCCATTGAGGTTTGATTTGTCAGAAGCTCTTGGGAGCTGCAGGTGGGATCAAGGGGGCTCCAGGCCATGGGAATAAAAGGCCCATCAGGAGGAGAATGGGACGGCCTGCGTGTGTGTAATCTGTGTCTTATCTTTAAGACATGCGCACCTTTGTCAGAAGTTCTTGGTATGGACGATCAAAGCAATGGAGCTGATTTTTCTGTTGCTGTGTGCTGGATTCCAGAGGCTCCCTGGCTGTTCATATGCTCCTGCATTTCACGCTGCAAGTTGTGGACCGCATCCCGGAGATCGGAGACCTGCTTCTCTAGCACACATACCCGCTGTGTAAGCCGCTGGGGCTCATTCTGTAGATGGGATGTCTCTACCTCCTCCTGATTTTTTGTCTGAAAGAGAATaggaatgcacacacacacacacacaaatcagtcAAGTGGGGAGCAGGATCTTGCTCTATGGAGCTAGAATTGTCTTGCAGAATGACTGAGCCTatctaatttattcatttaacatattttaaccccCAGCCCAGAGACCCAGCCGCTCCATCAGGCATTAGCCTCATCAAGCAACCTCCTGCACCCTGAGATGGGGGGGGCTGGGAGGGCTGGGAGGCAGCCCAGCCTTTTCTGCCCTAGGGGCTGCTCAGCAGCCCTCCAGTCACTTTGGCTTGCGCTCTGAGCTAGTAGCCTTTCCCCCTGGTTGGCCATCCCCTTTGCCTTGTGAAAATGGTGTCCTCGGGCGGCAGCTTTTGTGGGGCGCTGCCCACGTCCTCAGGGGCTAAGCATCCTCCCTGGTGGGACTTTCTGCCAGCCAGGCCGACCTCGCAGGGAGGGCTGTTGTGAGaatgaaatgggggggggtgtcatttgGGGGCGGGGCTCCTCTGACCCAGACCCAGCCCCTTGCAAGAGGAGTGAGAGGAACCTGCCCGAGGCAAAGGCAAAGGGAGGATTAAACTAGGGACCGACCCCAAGGGAAAACGGATCCGCTTTCCAGCCGGGCGAGGGGGGGCGGGAGCGGGGAGCCCGGGCggcccccttccctttctttttccgaCCGCTTTCGCTTTCCCCGAAATGCGGAGCGGGCGCGCCTCCTTCCTGGAAACGTTCAGCCTCAGCGCAGGCTTACAcgggagaaagaggg
The Pogona vitticeps strain Pit_001003342236 chromosome 1, PviZW2.1, whole genome shotgun sequence genome window above contains:
- the LOC110070658 gene encoding uncharacterized protein LOC110070658 isoform X2, which codes for MSKRSPGGSIRRGDPAPTARTGASRMEGEPPVKSERLDGEGVSGQPGPSPPPPASSLDPPEERPRPESGGGGCGDGGRRPSDPGGAPFAQGTSSPAPGDPAVREAGAAAAKPGGTPDPEREAPPAMGGRCSGSVAPEVLEQEEGVPRLSAEKEQLKLQNGGKEEQASRLPQEVEKLKREVSRLSAENQQLKQQFQERDEQVSHLLQAVQELKGQVSHLQQEVQELKKSPGASGAEQTTRWYSPFGGAALPAKVQIRITGKTGGSEEKFLNCVSEHLSHKGVSLKVEKFKETSKDPLLVFCPIASRMGADIENALEGLSGEQKVLFVVMHLIPKDNLGAFVDTKQQVRHPAVVLTVHTRFTLQDGFYPCEMNNAAVTHVADFIKDLAKCH
- the LOC110070658 gene encoding uncharacterized protein LOC110070658 isoform X1 produces the protein MSKRSPGGSIRRGDPAPTARTGASRMEGEPPVKSERLDGEGVSGQPGPSPPPPASSLDPPEERPRPESGGGGCGDGGRRPSDPGGAPFAQGTSSPAPGDPAVREAGAAAAKPGGTPDPEREAPPAMGGRCSGSVAPEVLEQEEGVPRLSAEKEQLKLQNGGKEEQASRLPQEVEKLKREVSRLSAENQQLKQQFQERDEQVSHLLQAVQELKGQVSHLQQEVQELKKSPGASGAEQTTRWYSPFGGAALPAKVQIRITGKTGGSEEKFLNCVSEHLSHKGVSLKVEKFKETSKDPLLVFCPIASRMGADIENALEGLSGEQKVLLVVMHFVQKDNPGTSVDAEHQVSHPAVVRTVHTRYTLKDGFYPCEMNEVAVANVAAALKVLAEDH